A genomic segment from Thermococcus sp. LS1 encodes:
- a CDS encoding dihydrodipicolinate synthase family protein, with amino-acid sequence MPRGIHECINCGHREILDSSEPLLEKACPRCGGDMVLVGFYTESQEPTVQVQPSRPSLPENLKEKLKEFYDLELKQIDGNVFVFEVHGIMENNFERFLRELEELGYWAALKKREGKVLLFVFPAQEIKEDNRWLPWIFLIATIFTTFLAGYYLSLAYIDTLNYYGLPGIRNPYLNAIAFSISVMAILGTHELGHKIAAAYHGVRATMPYFIPFPSMLGTLGAVIRVKSPLPTRNAAIDLGISGPVAGFLIALPVSIIGLRLSIPVPAELVPPTEGGIAFGENLIFLLLEFTSLSVEERKFLAEKGRELVNAAFYLVGTASTNTFEVIELTKHAQDIGTDYVVIAPPYYCPLNETALFRHYSMVAERTDIPIILYNIPSCANPLSVQLIKRLALEYSNIAGVKETIDSVNHVRDVIIEVKGEREDFMVFTGLDQHFLNTLILGGDGGIMACANFAPEVHLALYKAFQEKRFKDAFIYAQKLARLSKVYNLASSFGSAIKLAMGLRGFSIKPVLRPPYVVDGDDVKEEIRKLLREVLYHSKALSF; translated from the coding sequence ATGCCAAGGGGCATCCACGAGTGCATCAACTGTGGCCACAGGGAGATTCTTGATTCATCCGAGCCACTGCTCGAGAAAGCCTGTCCTCGCTGCGGAGGAGACATGGTTCTGGTGGGATTCTATACGGAGTCCCAAGAGCCCACAGTGCAGGTTCAGCCAAGCAGGCCTTCCCTCCCGGAGAACCTCAAAGAAAAGCTGAAGGAGTTCTATGATCTTGAGCTAAAGCAGATAGATGGCAACGTCTTTGTCTTTGAGGTTCACGGGATAATGGAAAATAACTTTGAGAGATTCCTAAGAGAGCTTGAAGAACTCGGCTATTGGGCTGCTCTCAAGAAGCGTGAGGGTAAAGTGCTGCTCTTTGTCTTCCCTGCCCAGGAAATAAAGGAGGACAACAGGTGGTTGCCGTGGATCTTCCTCATCGCGACGATTTTCACCACATTCTTGGCCGGTTACTACCTCTCGCTGGCCTACATAGATACCCTTAATTACTACGGTCTTCCTGGAATACGAAACCCTTATCTCAACGCGATTGCGTTCTCGATAAGTGTCATGGCAATACTGGGAACTCACGAGCTTGGCCACAAGATAGCCGCGGCGTATCATGGCGTTAGAGCTACAATGCCCTACTTCATTCCCTTCCCCAGCATGCTGGGGACGCTTGGGGCAGTAATTAGGGTAAAATCACCACTGCCCACAAGGAATGCAGCAATAGACCTTGGTATCAGCGGACCAGTAGCTGGGTTTTTGATAGCCCTCCCGGTCAGCATAATCGGACTTAGACTTTCCATTCCAGTGCCAGCGGAACTGGTCCCACCCACAGAAGGCGGTATAGCTTTTGGGGAGAATCTGATATTCCTGCTCTTGGAGTTCACGAGCTTGAGCGTTGAGGAGAGAAAGTTCCTGGCCGAGAAGGGGCGTGAGCTTGTCAATGCTGCATTCTACCTCGTGGGAACGGCTTCCACAAACACATTTGAAGTCATAGAACTGACAAAGCACGCCCAGGACATTGGCACCGATTACGTTGTGATAGCTCCACCCTACTACTGCCCGCTGAACGAGACGGCTCTCTTTAGGCACTACTCAATGGTCGCCGAAAGAACCGATATCCCGATAATCCTCTACAATATTCCGAGCTGCGCAAACCCTCTGAGCGTTCAGCTTATTAAGCGGCTCGCCCTTGAGTACTCGAACATAGCTGGCGTCAAGGAGACGATAGACAGTGTGAACCACGTGAGGGACGTGATCATCGAAGTCAAAGGTGAGCGGGAGGATTTCATGGTGTTCACAGGCCTCGATCAGCACTTCCTTAATACCTTAATCCTTGGCGGTGATGGGGGGATAATGGCGTGCGCAAACTTTGCCCCAGAGGTTCACCTTGCACTCTATAAAGCCTTCCAGGAGAAGCGCTTTAAGGACGCGTTTATCTATGCCCAAAAGCTTGCAAGGCTCTCGAAGGTTTATAACTTGGCCTCATCCTTCGGTTCGGCGATAAAGCTTGCCATGGGCCTCAGAGGCTTCTCAATAAAGCCCGTTCTTAGACCCCCGTATGTCGTCGACGGAGATGATGTAAAAGAAGAAATAAGAAAGCTCCTCCGGGAGGTGCTTTACCACTCGAAAGCCTTGTCTTTTTGA
- a CDS encoding DUF126 domain-containing protein — MKLKGRKIVGGEVEGELIVSQKPLSFLGGVDPETGIVTDAESDIRGQSIAGKILAFPRGKGSTVGSYVIYALKKNGKAPKAIIVGEAETIVATGAIIAGIPMVDGIDVSKLKSGQRVRVKADEGLVEVEE, encoded by the coding sequence ATGAAACTCAAGGGCAGAAAGATAGTCGGTGGCGAGGTTGAGGGAGAACTGATAGTCTCTCAGAAGCCCCTTTCCTTCCTCGGTGGCGTTGACCCCGAGACAGGAATAGTTACCGACGCCGAGAGCGATATAAGGGGCCAGAGCATAGCTGGAAAAATCCTGGCATTTCCACGTGGTAAGGGATCAACTGTTGGCTCTTACGTTATCTACGCCCTTAAGAAGAACGGAAAGGCGCCAAAGGCAATAATCGTCGGTGAGGCCGAGACAATAGTGGCAACAGGAGCTATAATAGCGGGTATTCCTATGGTTGATGGCATAGACGTCTCCAAGCTCAAGAGCGGACAGAGGGTCAGGGTCAAAGCCGACGAGGGACTGGTCGAAGTTGAGGAATAG
- a CDS encoding aconitase X catalytic domain-containing protein has protein sequence MYLTKEEELILAGEYGYALQKAMEILVALGEIYGADRLIPIKSAQVAGVSYKNIGDAGIEFLRDFANAGAKVSVYTTLNPAGIGDDEFMEKQMEVLELYRKMGIEVTSTCTPYYGANLPKFGDHLAWSESSAVSFANSILGARTNREGGPSSLAAAIVGKTPNYGLHLDENRKATVIISVDANVRTFVDYAALGYHLGKILSNDVPYIKGLKPEMTEYLKEMGAAMAASGSIALYHVEGETPEYRDAITDKLETITVEDSDIRAVKEQFADDWSEIDMILIGCPHTSLAEVKEIAELLSMRGRPLKIPLFITASRAIKALADSLGYTEIIERYNGRIIPDICFVVSPIKDWYRGVATNSGKSAFYFRSFGFKVRLDDAENIIKEAP, from the coding sequence ATGTACCTGACGAAGGAGGAAGAGCTCATCTTGGCCGGCGAATACGGCTACGCCCTTCAGAAGGCCATGGAGATACTCGTGGCTCTGGGCGAAATCTACGGTGCCGACAGGCTCATCCCAATCAAAAGTGCCCAGGTTGCTGGTGTTTCATACAAAAACATCGGTGACGCTGGAATTGAGTTTCTAAGAGATTTTGCCAACGCTGGGGCAAAGGTAAGCGTCTACACAACTCTCAACCCAGCGGGAATAGGCGACGACGAGTTCATGGAAAAGCAAATGGAGGTTCTGGAGCTTTACAGGAAGATGGGCATAGAAGTCACCTCCACATGCACTCCCTACTACGGGGCAAATCTTCCAAAATTCGGCGATCATTTGGCCTGGAGCGAAAGCTCAGCGGTAAGCTTTGCCAACTCGATTTTAGGTGCAAGGACCAACCGCGAAGGAGGGCCTTCAAGTTTAGCCGCCGCGATAGTGGGCAAAACTCCTAACTACGGCCTGCATCTGGACGAAAACAGGAAAGCAACCGTCATAATCAGTGTTGATGCAAACGTCAGGACTTTCGTGGACTACGCAGCCTTAGGTTATCACCTTGGAAAAATCCTCAGCAACGACGTGCCATACATCAAAGGCTTGAAGCCCGAGATGACTGAGTATCTCAAAGAGATGGGTGCCGCTATGGCCGCGAGCGGCTCTATAGCTCTATATCATGTGGAAGGTGAGACCCCTGAATATAGAGATGCTATAACTGACAAGCTCGAAACGATAACCGTTGAGGATTCCGATATCAGAGCCGTTAAGGAGCAGTTCGCCGATGACTGGAGCGAGATCGACATGATTTTGATTGGCTGCCCCCATACTTCCCTAGCGGAAGTTAAGGAAATCGCCGAGCTACTGAGCATGCGCGGGAGGCCGCTGAAGATACCGCTCTTCATCACGGCGAGCAGAGCGATCAAGGCATTGGCAGATTCTCTAGGCTACACTGAGATCATAGAGCGCTACAACGGCAGGATTATTCCCGACATATGCTTCGTAGTCTCACCGATAAAGGACTGGTACAGAGGAGTGGCCACCAACAGCGGAAAATCAGCCTTCTACTTCCGGTCCTTTGGCTTCAAGGTTAGGCTCGACGATGCGGAGAACATCATAAAGGAAGCACCGTGA
- a CDS encoding LAGLIDADG family homing endonuclease, protein MRKLKELTPWEIGTIQNRVFHLRESGMSYSKIRETIMTEFNVSVSKATVLRWCKGTHNTFNKTKRVNLKPSPELAYIVGVYLGDASVSETGNYQYRIRLKVVDRDFAQNFERALRAMGANPRTGFERNRGRADRWWVEVTNKELFMFLKGPKERLSKTAGTYPKEFLRGFFDSEGTVVFNRKSRTLYVSASNYDLDVLTLCEELLKRLDIDSKIYLHRGKGTPVNIRGKMYQYNSDLYRITIQRRRSVFNFYRAVGFSIQRKQLKLKEALELLGMFKKEHQCADMAK, encoded by the coding sequence ATGCGGAAGCTGAAGGAGCTCACACCGTGGGAGATAGGAACAATACAGAACAGAGTTTTCCATTTGCGTGAATCTGGAATGAGCTACTCCAAGATTAGGGAGACGATAATGACGGAATTTAACGTTTCCGTCTCAAAGGCAACAGTTCTTAGGTGGTGCAAGGGAACTCACAACACGTTTAACAAAACCAAGCGCGTCAATCTAAAACCCTCCCCAGAGCTGGCCTACATCGTTGGGGTCTATCTTGGAGATGCCTCCGTTAGCGAGACTGGCAACTATCAGTACAGAATCCGCCTGAAGGTTGTGGACAGAGATTTCGCCCAGAATTTTGAAAGAGCTTTGAGGGCAATGGGAGCGAATCCAAGAACGGGCTTTGAGCGCAATCGGGGCAGAGCCGATAGATGGTGGGTGGAGGTTACCAACAAGGAGCTGTTCATGTTCCTAAAAGGGCCAAAAGAACGGCTCTCTAAGACTGCCGGGACGTATCCAAAGGAATTTTTGAGGGGATTCTTTGACAGCGAGGGAACGGTAGTGTTCAACAGAAAATCAAGAACGCTCTATGTGTCGGCTTCGAACTATGACTTGGACGTGCTAACACTTTGTGAGGAGTTGCTAAAAAGGCTGGATATAGATTCGAAGATCTATCTTCACCGTGGGAAAGGCACTCCAGTGAACATTAGGGGTAAAATGTATCAGTATAACTCTGACTTATACAGAATAACGATTCAGCGAAGAAGGAGCGTGTTTAATTTTTACAGAGCGGTTGGATTTTCAATACAAAGGAAGCAACTTAAGTTAAAAGAAGCTTTGGAGCTTTTGGGCATGTTCAAAAAAGAACATCAATGCGCAGATATGGCTAAATAG
- a CDS encoding lamin tail domain-containing protein codes for MYKVINMKRGVSSIEYLFLIAVALVIVLFVIHQLAVMTSDYTAVMEAISNEIAQELANQSCNGTSEVVIYYVHYDAQGWDHSNLNDEYVVIANLGCLDENLGGWRLVDEKGHTYIFPSEFILKAGKTVTVHTGSGTDTDTDLYWGEKSAVWNNDGDTAYLYDASGNLVDSCSWTGKEGGAVSCH; via the coding sequence ATGTACAAGGTGATAAATATGAAACGAGGAGTTTCTAGTATCGAGTATTTGTTCCTTATTGCTGTAGCACTGGTAATAGTACTGTTTGTCATTCACCAGCTGGCAGTGATGACTTCTGATTACACGGCTGTAATGGAAGCTATCTCAAACGAAATAGCTCAGGAACTGGCAAATCAGTCATGCAACGGGACGTCTGAGGTAGTGATATACTATGTTCACTATGATGCTCAAGGATGGGATCATTCGAACCTAAATGACGAGTACGTAGTTATTGCAAACCTTGGATGTTTAGATGAAAACCTAGGTGGATGGAGATTGGTGGATGAAAAAGGACACACGTACATTTTCCCAAGTGAATTTATTCTGAAAGCTGGAAAAACGGTAACTGTACATACTGGCTCAGGTACAGACACCGACACAGACCTTTACTGGGGCGAAAAGAGTGCTGTCTGGAACAATGACGGCGACACCGCGTACCTTTACGATGCGAGCGGAAACCTTGTGGACAGTTGCAGCTGGACTGGAAAAGAAGGCGGAGCCGTCAGTTGTCACTGA
- a CDS encoding 30S ribosomal protein S15, whose protein sequence is MARIHARKRGKSGSKRPPRTAPPTWVEYTAEEVEGLVIKLRKEGYSAAMIGTILRDQYGIPSVKLITGKKITKILEENGLAPEIPEDLMALIRKAVKLRKHLEMHPKDKHSRRGLQLTESKIRRLVKYYRRTGKLPAKWRYDPEQAKLLVR, encoded by the coding sequence ATGGCAAGGATACACGCGAGAAAGAGGGGTAAGTCTGGTTCTAAGAGGCCACCGAGGACCGCTCCGCCGACCTGGGTCGAGTACACGGCGGAGGAGGTCGAGGGGCTCGTTATTAAGCTCAGGAAGGAAGGCTACAGCGCGGCCATGATAGGAACCATCCTCAGGGACCAGTACGGCATTCCGAGCGTCAAGCTCATCACCGGCAAGAAGATAACCAAGATACTCGAGGAGAACGGCCTCGCTCCTGAGATTCCGGAGGACCTCATGGCCCTTATCAGGAAGGCCGTCAAGCTCAGGAAGCACCTCGAGATGCACCCGAAGGACAAGCACTCAAGGCGCGGTCTCCAGCTCACCGAGAGCAAAATCAGGAGGCTCGTCAAGTACTACAGGAGAACCGGCAAGCTGCCAGCGAAGTGGCGCTACGACCCAGAGCAGGCCAAGCTCCTGGTTCGCTGA
- a CDS encoding DHHA1 domain-containing protein, with protein sequence MDKGAFLEKAREGAELIKMHIELGHTIRIISHRDADGITAGAILAKAILREGGSFQLSIVKQLSEELIQELAAEKHKIYVFSDLGSGSIELIEKYLEGATVVVADHHPPEKDEFSTDSHLLVNPVPFGANSVRDLSGSGVAYFVAREMNEKNRDLAYITIVGAVGDMQEIDGTFHGMNLDIIEDGKRLGILEVRKELRLFGRESRTLAQMLAYATNPEIPEITGDERKAIEFLRAKGFDPDMKYWQLREEEKRRLHDALVIHLIKHGAPKEAIDRLIGDVVISPLYPEGDPRHEAREFATLLNATGRLNAGTLGVAICLGDEEAYKRARKMLDDYKREQIEARKFLIQNWSMADEGEHAYVFYAGKNIRDTLVGIAANIAINAGLVDPEKPVVVLADSDEDPNLVKGSARTTEKALAKGYHLGEALKEVAEKLGGEGGGHAIAAGIRFPKDKINEFIRYFNEVLGRQLREGRNVAD encoded by the coding sequence ATGGACAAGGGCGCTTTCTTGGAGAAGGCCCGTGAAGGAGCAGAGCTAATCAAGATGCACATCGAGCTAGGGCACACTATAAGGATAATCTCCCACCGCGATGCGGACGGAATAACTGCCGGGGCGATTCTGGCGAAGGCAATATTACGTGAGGGCGGTAGCTTCCAGCTCAGCATTGTCAAGCAGCTCAGCGAAGAGCTTATCCAGGAGCTTGCCGCGGAGAAGCACAAGATATACGTCTTCAGCGATCTCGGGAGCGGCTCAATCGAACTCATCGAGAAGTACCTCGAGGGAGCGACCGTTGTCGTTGCTGACCACCACCCACCGGAGAAGGACGAGTTTTCCACAGATTCTCACCTGCTTGTCAATCCAGTGCCATTTGGAGCCAACAGCGTTCGCGACCTGAGCGGGTCGGGCGTTGCCTACTTCGTTGCTAGAGAGATGAACGAGAAAAACAGGGATTTGGCCTACATTACCATCGTTGGGGCAGTCGGCGATATGCAGGAGATAGACGGCACCTTCCACGGCATGAATCTCGACATCATTGAGGACGGGAAGAGGCTCGGCATTCTGGAGGTCAGGAAGGAGCTCCGCCTCTTCGGTAGGGAAAGCAGAACTCTCGCCCAAATGCTGGCCTACGCAACAAATCCAGAAATACCCGAAATAACTGGTGACGAGAGGAAGGCCATCGAGTTCCTCAGGGCTAAGGGCTTCGATCCTGACATGAAGTACTGGCAGCTCCGTGAGGAGGAGAAAAGACGGCTCCACGACGCCCTTGTCATTCACCTGATAAAGCACGGTGCCCCGAAGGAGGCCATAGACAGGCTCATCGGTGACGTTGTCATAAGTCCCCTCTACCCTGAGGGCGACCCCAGGCACGAGGCGAGAGAGTTCGCCACACTCCTCAATGCCACCGGAAGGCTGAACGCTGGAACGCTCGGTGTTGCAATCTGCCTCGGCGACGAAGAGGCCTATAAGAGGGCCAGAAAGATGCTCGACGATTACAAGAGAGAGCAGATCGAGGCTAGAAAGTTCCTCATCCAAAACTGGAGTATGGCCGACGAAGGAGAGCACGCCTACGTCTTCTACGCTGGCAAAAACATCCGCGATACTCTGGTGGGCATAGCGGCTAACATAGCGATAAACGCGGGCCTGGTTGACCCAGAGAAGCCCGTGGTCGTCCTGGCTGACAGTGACGAGGATCCAAACCTCGTGAAGGGCTCCGCTAGAACCACCGAGAAGGCCCTAGCGAAGGGCTACCACCTTGGAGAAGCTCTGAAGGAAGTGGCAGAGAAGCTCGGCGGTGAAGGTGGAGGTCACGCTATAGCTGCTGGCATACGCTTCCCGAAGGACAAGATAAACGAGTTCATCAGGTATTTCAACGAGGTTCTTGGAAGACAGCTCAGGGAGGGCAGGAACGTTGCGGATTGA
- a CDS encoding KEOPS complex subunit Pcc1 codes for MRIEATAKIIWHYGSEERAKAIAQALEVDNASLPEGLKKSLNVVTRWEDGDVITKVKYSGEIETLIKALDDLVFSIKIAEDVT; via the coding sequence TTGCGGATTGAAGCGACGGCGAAAATCATCTGGCACTACGGGAGCGAGGAGAGGGCGAAGGCTATAGCCCAGGCTCTGGAAGTGGACAACGCTAGCCTTCCTGAAGGCCTAAAGAAAAGTTTAAATGTGGTAACCCGATGGGAAGATGGGGACGTCATAACAAAGGTTAAATACTCGGGTGAGATTGAAACACTCATCAAAGCGCTGGACGATTTGGTGTTTTCAATCAAAATCGCCGAAGATGTCACGTGA
- a CDS encoding 30S ribosomal protein S3ae — MAKGNPRKRAAATKDKWKMKEWYVVYAPDFFGNKEIGLTPADDPEKVIGRVIETTLKDLTGDFTKGQVKLYFQVYDVKGQNAYTKFKGHTLARSYIRSLVRRRTTRVDGIFNITTKDGYKLRVMGMVIAYRRIQTSQERAIREIMRDIIYKKAEELNYKDFILEAVTGKMATEIAKEARKIYPIKRAEIRKIKVLAEPEA, encoded by the coding sequence ATGGCAAAGGGTAACCCAAGGAAGAGGGCTGCTGCTACCAAGGATAAGTGGAAGATGAAAGAGTGGTACGTGGTTTACGCTCCGGACTTTTTCGGCAACAAGGAGATAGGCCTCACCCCCGCTGATGACCCCGAGAAGGTCATCGGTCGCGTCATTGAGACTACCCTCAAGGACCTCACCGGCGACTTCACCAAGGGTCAGGTCAAGCTCTACTTCCAGGTCTACGACGTCAAGGGTCAGAACGCCTACACCAAGTTTAAGGGCCACACCCTCGCTAGGAGCTACATAAGGAGCCTCGTCAGGAGAAGGACCACCAGGGTTGATGGCATATTCAACATCACCACCAAGGACGGCTACAAGCTCCGCGTTATGGGTATGGTCATCGCCTACAGGCGCATACAGACCAGCCAGGAGAGAGCTATCAGGGAGATAATGAGGGACATCATCTACAAGAAGGCCGAGGAGCTCAACTACAAGGACTTCATCCTCGAGGCAGTCACCGGCAAGATGGCCACCGAGATAGCCAAGGAAGCCAGGAAGATCTACCCGATTAAGAGGGCCGAGATAAGGAAGATAAAGGTCCTCGCAGAGCCGGAGGCCTGA
- a CDS encoding SPOUT family RNA methylase, protein MKFLVKTQRGMESVAANYIREVLPDAEVWASPMGYSGLVIVETEDEKAEEKILEIPEVERAIKVLHEVPARLDAILSVAEDVAKLIDENETFAVKTKRRGKHDFSSIDVNRELGAKVRELTNADVNLSWPDKIVQVEIIRDRAYISVLPGEEYRKFTPDKIDARKLFRKVTLVQMPYWGDYKTCRSFGEKIGRAAQAFEVKELIIAPKEKIDAFELMEFIRGVKIGQESRYQIQREAYPWKVEKVPVNVWDLYQVVRDKRRNKRLLIITDPKGPTLAEVKDKLARDMYYAKEVVIFVGSREGIPRGLFRFADYVVDLAPYMTFATEHGIPAALVSMWEIYEEYARTREGEE, encoded by the coding sequence GTGAAGTTTCTCGTTAAGACTCAGAGGGGAATGGAGAGCGTTGCCGCTAACTACATTCGAGAGGTTCTTCCAGATGCGGAAGTTTGGGCGTCTCCTATGGGCTACTCGGGTCTTGTTATAGTTGAGACAGAAGATGAGAAAGCCGAGGAGAAGATTCTTGAAATTCCAGAAGTCGAGAGGGCCATAAAAGTTCTCCATGAGGTTCCCGCTCGGCTTGACGCCATCTTGAGCGTGGCAGAGGATGTTGCAAAACTCATCGATGAAAATGAGACCTTTGCAGTCAAGACCAAGCGTAGAGGGAAGCACGACTTCTCGAGCATTGACGTGAACAGGGAGCTTGGGGCAAAGGTCAGAGAGCTGACAAACGCTGACGTTAACCTCAGTTGGCCGGATAAGATCGTTCAAGTAGAGATAATAAGAGATAGAGCTTACATCTCTGTTCTTCCAGGCGAAGAGTACAGGAAGTTTACGCCGGACAAGATAGACGCGAGGAAGCTCTTCCGCAAAGTTACCCTCGTTCAGATGCCTTACTGGGGCGACTACAAGACCTGCAGGTCTTTCGGTGAGAAGATTGGGAGGGCCGCTCAGGCCTTTGAAGTTAAGGAGCTCATCATAGCTCCCAAGGAGAAGATAGACGCTTTTGAGCTAATGGAGTTCATTAGGGGCGTCAAGATCGGCCAGGAGAGCAGATATCAGATACAGCGCGAGGCTTATCCCTGGAAAGTCGAGAAAGTTCCAGTCAACGTATGGGATCTCTACCAGGTCGTTCGCGATAAGCGGAGGAACAAGAGGCTCCTCATAATCACCGACCCCAAGGGACCGACACTGGCTGAGGTGAAGGATAAGCTCGCCAGGGATATGTACTACGCGAAGGAAGTTGTTATCTTCGTCGGCTCCCGTGAGGGCATACCGCGCGGCCTCTTCCGCTTCGCGGATTATGTTGTTGACTTAGCACCGTACATGACCTTCGCAACTGAACATGGCATCCCTGCGGCCCTTGTGTCCATGTGGGAGATCTACGAAGAATACGCCAGAACGAGGGAAGGAGAAGAGTAA
- a CDS encoding TIGR00297 family protein: MLERLAVDVAVVAGLGIGSYKLKALDSKGALAAVAVGLIVLELGGFYPFLAMVIFVVLGVLATKYRFREKAKLGLAQSRNGVRGWGNVLGNGLAAVIFLAFEYFSHMDVFWAAAFASIATVNGDTLASELGKIFGKKPRLITTFEPARPGVNGAISWPGELFALLGSFIMALFALPLTEQKVIMLLAVTVGGFIGVNLDSLIGATLENEGITNNNSTNFLASLFGGFIGALLFYVLA; encoded by the coding sequence ATGCTCGAGAGACTGGCCGTGGACGTTGCAGTAGTGGCAGGGCTTGGCATAGGATCGTACAAACTGAAAGCCCTTGATTCTAAGGGTGCTTTGGCAGCTGTAGCCGTCGGTCTGATCGTTCTGGAGCTTGGTGGTTTTTATCCATTCTTGGCGATGGTAATCTTTGTGGTTCTTGGAGTCCTTGCAACTAAGTACCGGTTCAGGGAGAAGGCAAAACTCGGCCTTGCTCAGAGCAGAAACGGTGTGAGGGGCTGGGGCAACGTCCTGGGCAATGGCCTTGCCGCGGTAATCTTTCTGGCCTTTGAATACTTCTCCCATATGGACGTTTTCTGGGCAGCTGCCTTTGCTTCGATAGCTACAGTTAATGGAGACACCCTTGCGAGCGAACTTGGAAAGATTTTCGGAAAAAAGCCAAGGTTAATAACCACCTTCGAGCCAGCCAGACCCGGTGTCAACGGAGCTATTTCGTGGCCCGGAGAGCTGTTCGCACTTTTAGGTTCTTTCATTATGGCCCTATTCGCACTTCCACTCACAGAGCAAAAGGTCATAATGCTCTTGGCTGTTACCGTTGGCGGATTTATCGGAGTCAACTTAGACAGCCTTATTGGAGCTACCCTTGAAAACGAGGGGATAACAAATAATAACTCGACGAACTTTCTTGCTTCACTCTTTGGCGGTTTCATCGGTGCACTTCTCTTCTACGTCCTCGCGTGA
- a CDS encoding Lrp/AsnC family transcriptional regulator, with amino-acid sequence MADKINGIDIRILKLLAKNARLTYKELAEILGTTRQRISRRMDRLERNGIIKKYTIIPNYDALGYIHVILGITVKPSIDLDEVISSLKEDENIKIIQRAIGSHNLVIHIVGPKDMKELERIIADVSKKIPGIDKLDITFVTDTVKFEVL; translated from the coding sequence GTGGCGGATAAAATAAACGGAATCGACATAAGGATTTTGAAGCTCCTCGCCAAGAACGCCCGTTTGACCTACAAGGAGCTCGCCGAAATTCTGGGCACGACAAGGCAGAGAATCTCCAGGAGAATGGATCGCCTTGAGAGAAACGGTATAATCAAAAAGTATACTATAATCCCCAACTATGATGCTCTTGGATACATTCACGTTATTCTCGGAATAACTGTCAAACCTTCGATTGACCTCGATGAGGTAATTTCTTCCCTGAAGGAGGATGAAAACATCAAGATAATCCAGCGCGCCATCGGCTCACACAATTTGGTCATCCACATCGTTGGTCCAAAGGACATGAAGGAACTGGAGAGAATAATCGCCGATGTCTCCAAGAAGATACCAGGCATTGACAAGCTCGATATAACCTTCGTCACAGACACCGTGAAGTTTGAGGTTCTCTGA
- a CDS encoding MazG nucleotide pyrophosphohydrolase domain-containing protein — protein MNDHQRRVDDLVKEFGGYWSPFEMLAALMEEIGELADELLKIEGVKGKGDPEKLKEELGDVMFALSCIANYYDVDLLSALEKSIEKYRKRDEDRWSNTGG, from the coding sequence ATGAACGACCATCAGCGAAGAGTTGACGACCTTGTCAAAGAATTCGGCGGATACTGGAGTCCCTTCGAGATGCTCGCAGCTTTGATGGAAGAGATTGGAGAACTGGCCGATGAACTCTTGAAAATTGAAGGTGTTAAGGGAAAAGGCGACCCAGAAAAGCTGAAGGAGGAGCTCGGCGACGTCATGTTCGCCCTCTCATGTATAGCCAACTATTACGACGTGGACCTTCTGAGTGCCTTGGAGAAGAGTATAGAGAAGTACAGGAAACGTGACGAGGATCGATGGAGTAACACTGGTGGATAA